The DNA sequence AATAATTTTAGGTCGTCAGATAAGCTGAAGGAGcacgagaggacacacacaggggagagaccATACCATTGCTCcttgtgtggaaagagttttacccagttaggaagcctgaaagaGCATGAAAGGAAACACTCAGGAGAAAAgtctttccaatgttcccagtgtggaaagagattttTAAGATCACAGCAACTAAAATCACACGAGaggatacacacaggggagaaaccatacCACTGCACCCAGTGTGAaaagagttttacccagttagggaGCCTGAACAAACACaatagaatacacacaggagaaaagccttatcCCTGTGCCTATTGTCCAAAGAGATTTTCAGGATCACAGGATCTAAAATCACACGAGAGGACACACACGGGGGAGAAAccataccactgctcccagtgtgaaaAGAGTTTTACGCAGTCAGGGAGCCTGAACAAACATaatagaatacacacaggagaaaagccttaccccTGTGCAAATTGTGGAAAGAGATTTTCACGATCACAGGACCTAAAAtcacatgagaggacacacacaggagaaaagccttaccccTGTGCCCATTGTAGAAAGAGATTTTCACAATCACATGACCTAAAATCACATgagcgaacacacacaggagagatacCTTACCATTGCTCCCTGTGTGGAAATGATTTTTTCCATTTAGGAAGTCTGCGCAAACATAAGAAGAGAAAACACTCTGGCGATGTGTGTACCCATGTTCCCATTGCGTAATGAATATCAggttgttaaataaaaaatacacaaaGACCTGAAATCACATCATTGAATAGACAGGCAGTGTTCCGATGAGTCACTGTGTTCTGATGAGTCACTGTGTTCTGATGAGTCACTCTGTTCTGATGAGTCACTGTGTTCTGATGAGTCACTGTGTTCTGACTGATGTTTGACTGTTGTTTTATGCCACATTAAATCATATTGTTCACATGAAATCATTCTCTAGAATAGGCCTGTTTTAGTttctgagacaggattatgtctaAAATCAGATtacacttttaaaatgtatttgattttgattctACACTTTGATATGTTGGATACATGTAAGAAACCTTACATGTTCATGATATGATTTGGATATTATAAAATGTAAATTATAAAATGGATGAATATTGTGTGTATTTCTTGATTCTGACCTTAAAACCTCAGGACGTTTAGTTGTTTGGTTTACAGCGT is a window from the Oncorhynchus clarkii lewisi isolate Uvic-CL-2024 unplaced genomic scaffold, UVic_Ocla_1.0 unplaced_contig_6271_pilon_pilon, whole genome shotgun sequence genome containing:
- the LOC139405246 gene encoding zinc finger protein 135-like, translated to MLTSYLANIPTMSSLNDSPTSKEGVCWTEKETLGLNIVVKEEKEEEDVTVKVEGEAVTVKEEEKDVTAKEEEDAFRVKEEEEDEDAGEVGEMTVTVKEEEDIFGMKEVGEITVTLEEEEEEETGDLINNRERPDSHSDSSKSASGEPDPETPKPVRRLDCSQCNKSFKLSRYLKIHQRTHTREKPFLCSQCGKSFTQLWSLNKHNRIHTGEKPYRCSHCGNNFRSSDKLKEHERTHTGERPYHCSLCGKSFTQLGSLKEHERKHSGEKSFQCSQCGKRFLRSQQLKSHERIHTGEKPYHCTQCEKSFTQLGSLNKHNRIHTGEKPYPCAYCPKRFSGSQDLKSHERTHTGEKPYHCSQCEKSFTQSGSLNKHNRIHTGEKPYPCANCGKRFSRSQDLKSHERTHTGEKPYPCAHCRKRFSQSHDLKSHERTHTGEIPYHCSLCGNDFFHLGSLRKHKKRKHSGDVCTHVPIA